The following proteins are encoded in a genomic region of Deltaproteobacteria bacterium:
- a CDS encoding methyltransferase domain-containing protein, producing MACGRPGEPATPGVEVGPVEEIGPYRLVQEAGGQPVTTDSLLLARFVLPLAEGDRVLDIGTATAFIPLYLAWKSPAAHITAVEIRPGACALAEANVERNGLARRISVVNADFRELPERFAPGSFDVVVSNPPYVRKGEGRMSPDAERAAARMELHGGAAELFAVSRHLIGESGRMCCIYPLRRLEEVRAAAESAALAVRRLEVAEGTGRFLMEVTAGDGGL from the coding sequence ATGGCTTGCGGCCGCCCCGGGGAGCCGGCAACACCCGGCGTTGAGGTCGGCCCCGTCGAGGAGATAGGCCCCTACCGGCTCGTACAGGAAGCCGGCGGTCAGCCGGTGACCACCGACTCGCTCCTTCTCGCCCGTTTCGTCCTCCCCCTGGCCGAAGGCGACCGCGTCCTCGATATCGGCACGGCCACCGCCTTCATACCCCTCTATCTCGCCTGGAAGTCTCCCGCCGCGCACATAACGGCCGTCGAGATACGGCCGGGAGCCTGCGCCCTTGCCGAGGCCAACGTGGAGCGCAACGGCCTGGCCCGGCGCATATCGGTCGTCAACGCCGATTTCCGCGAATTGCCGGAACGCTTCGCTCCCGGCTCCTTCGACGTGGTGGTGAGCAATCCTCCATACGTGAGGAAGGGGGAGGGGCGGATGAGTCCGGACGCGGAGCGCGCCGCGGCGAGGATGGAACTCCACGGCGGCGCGGCCGAGCTCTTCGCCGTGTCGCGTCATCTCATCGGCGAGAGCGGCAGGATGTGCTGCATATATCCTCTGCGCAGGCTCGAGGAGGTGAGGGCGGCGGCGGAGAGCGCGGCCCTTGCGGTGCGCCGTCTGGAGGTCGCGGAGGGGACGGGGCGGTTCCTCATGGAGGTGACGGCCGGGGACGGAGGGCTGTGA
- a CDS encoding DUF721 domain-containing protein, which produces MGGKKGPYGGPAAPGRRKRAGRPDARRGPLPSPLRLSSLLTSLRGPLAVGPKLREYKVRKAWPGAVGEAIARNAEPARLMGSTLHVTVGSASLATELRFHQSDIMEKLNALVGEKVVSTIRFRHGAVRPRPTAPADAPAPRRLTGREEELVEETASKVADPALRELVRRAMKKSLGGGGR; this is translated from the coding sequence ATGGGCGGTAAAAAGGGTCCATACGGCGGCCCGGCCGCGCCGGGCCGCCGCAAAAGGGCCGGGCGGCCCGACGCGCGCCGCGGGCCACTGCCCTCCCCTCTCCGGCTCTCTTCCCTCCTGACCTCACTAAGAGGCCCGCTGGCCGTAGGCCCCAAGCTCCGGGAGTACAAGGTCCGGAAGGCATGGCCCGGGGCCGTGGGGGAGGCCATAGCACGCAACGCCGAGCCCGCAAGGCTCATGGGCTCCACGCTGCACGTCACCGTTGGTTCGGCTTCCCTCGCAACGGAGCTGCGCTTCCATCAGAGCGATATCATGGAAAAACTCAACGCCCTGGTCGGAGAGAAGGTCGTCTCGACCATCCGGTTCCGCCACGGCGCCGTCCGCCCGCGCCCCACGGCGCCGGCGGACGCCCCCGCGCCGCGGAGACTCACCGGCAGGGAAGAGGAGCTCGTCGAAGAGACGGCCTCGAAGGTCGCCGACCCGGCGCTCCGGGAGCTTGTGCGGCGGGCCATGAAAAAGAGCCTTGGAGGCGGCGGCCGGTAG